Genomic segment of Cydia fagiglandana chromosome 16, ilCydFagi1.1, whole genome shotgun sequence:
AGATCTCCCAAGATATTTATTATCATATGACTTGATAAGCGGCAACAATAAAAGCGCATAGCCGTACGATCTCTACTCCGTTAAAATAGCAAAAGTAATCATAAAGAATTGTTATTACCTACTTGAAGAAGTCATTACCATACCTACTATATACTAACTTATTAGTAAGGAAAGAACTACTGTTTATCTTTATGTCCTGTTGGGTTACGACTGACGATCATCGGCATTGAGATATCGACGGAAGAATAAATAAGTACTCATATCCACAATATCTTCCAATATTGCTACCACGCACCACGCACCATATGTAGCTCGATGTAGGATGTTAAGTGAAATCAGGAAAGGAAGCGGTCGGTTGGTCGGTGGTTTATTTCAAAACATTTAACTACCTACGAAATTATCAGTTGTTCATCCTAGAGCTTCGTTTTCTTAGGGTACccaaaggaaaaataaatactggaccctatcactaagactccgctgGCCGCTGTTACCAGGCTGAACCTATCTCATGAacagtgatagctaggcagttgatgTATTTCTGATACCTCGGCAGTTGAtcaattttcacagatgatgtatttctgttgccgttataacaacaaatactaaaaacagaatataataaatatttaagtggggttcccataaaacaaacgtgattttcttgtcgttttttgcataatggtacggaacccttcgtgcacgagtccgactcacacttggcctggtttttttattatagactagctgtgcccgcggctccgcccgcgtggaattcggtttgtgtcagtaagctgctaaatatataaaatatattaggctgtaattttttatttaaaaattataacatttataatttcctgcatgataatttctgataagaattatatcttattgtttcatactttttagagcacgatttgtagtagtctgactacgcccgactcttttagtatgataaagtcgaagtcgcctagctttggaccgtgtgcagtgcgccacatacgtcgggcaatgcccgactcttttagtatgagggcgccgaaggcgttcggctttggaacgcgtacagcgcgccacgtgcgtcgggcttaactcgacgctttgagtatgagggtgccttcggcgcccaactttggcaaacgtacagcgtgtcacgtacgtcgggttatgctcgacgctttgagtatgagggcgccggaggcgcccggctttcgaacgcgtacagcgtgtcacgtacgttggtctatgcccgacactcttagtatgaggcgcccggctttggaatgcgtacatcGCGCCACGTACGTgaggctactcccgacgctttaagtatgagggcgccgaaggcgcccggctttggaacgcgttcagcgcgccacgtgcggcgGGCTTAGCCTGACActttgagtatgaggatgccttcggcgcccaactttggcaagcgtttagcgtgtcacgtacgtcagtctaggcccgactcttttagtatgagggcgccgaagacgcccagcttcgGAACGCggacagcgtgtcacgtacgtcggtctacgcctgactcttagtatgagggcgccccagatctggaacacgtacagcgtgtTACTTacatcggtctacgcccgacacttttagtatgagggcgccgaaggcgcccggctttggtaaccatacagcttgtcacgtacgtctcttttagtatgagaaggtcgaagtcgcctagctttggaccgcgtgcagcgcgccacataTATCGAGCTATGCCCGGatattttagtatgagggcgccttcagGCCTGGTACagcgggttacgcccgacgctttgagtatgagggcgccgaaggcgcccggttttggaacgcgtacagcgcgccacgtacgtcgggctactcccgacgctttgtgtatgagggcgccgaaggcgcccggctttggtaaccatacagcgtgtcacgtacgtcggtctacgcccgactctatgagtatgagggcgccgaaggcgcccggctttggtaaccatacagcgtgtcacggacgtctcttttagtatgagaacgtcgaagtcgcctggctttggactgcgtgtagcgcgccacgtacgtcgggctacgccagattcttttagtatgagggcgccgaaggcgcccggctttggaacgcgtatcaGTGGTTAcgtccgaaggtttgactatgagggctccttcggcgcccggctttggtaagcgtacagcgtgtcacgtacgtcgggcttaGCCTGACATTTTtatatgagaaagtcgaagttgcctggctttggaccgcgtgcagcgcgtcacgtacatcgggctacgcgCAACACTTTCAGTacctatgagaaagtcgaattcactcggctttggaacgcgaacAGCGCgtcacgtacatcgggctacgcccgacactttaatATGAGAGAGtcgagggcgcccggctttgaaccgcgtgcagcgcgtCACGTACATTGGGCCttctttgtattttaatgagtatcccattcaaatattattattgaataataataatatttggttTAATGAGATTAGCTTCTCTTAACATGTTTTGTCAATTCGTACTTTCTATAACTCAAATTTAAACCCACATGTtggatatatattattaatcggCTTTCACAACCCTTCATTTTGATACCCTACTCGATAGGTTTgcccgatttttttttctaaaggttGCGTAATATGgcgtattaagtccgccatATTGCTTtgataatgacgtcacatagcctatgtcacccgagatgacgtaaggattctaatgatgtatcgtacgtctaaaggccgagccacaccggcttgcgtgtgcgtgacgtgcgcgtgtgcttgcgctaaaatgttagagccgcacacgcacacttcacgcaagcggtgtgccgtctctcataaggatctgtatactacaacgccgcacgcgcaagtgcacgtcacgcacacgcagccggtgtgcacaggccttaaatcggttaaggcattcagaagtaaggtggaataaagaaactcacataaataaatatatacctacatacaaacacgaacgctgaaaacacaatactctctctctctctctctctctctctgtctctcttgtttttgggtagtcgtgaaaaagatggcactgtgcaatgaggggcaattaatttactgtcgtttaattttgttgtattattaaatcaatataattattcaatttgttggtatccgtaccccctcaactaaacttagagttaatttggcaaaatcattcctcggtggcttattcatgtcactatGTATTAAATTcggcgccatctgttagtttaccagggtactcaatagtgatagcacatatttgaaaaaagttcgCCCCtacttcctaagtagcgccataagattcaggggcaaacttaaatcaagcgggtgttgtggctaccccctcttttaggggttgaatttttatagcctataacctggccggagatattctcgacagattagtaaagtttgcatcaaaatccgttcagccgttttcacgcgATGCGCGTTctaataaacagacaaacagataaacagacaaacagacaaaaattctaaaaactgttggaacgtgttctgttatcgattctaagtatccccagccaactttttttcgaatatcttccatgtacagactttcgacccccttcagctttattatatgtatagatagatagatagatgtaTAGATACACCCTTGCTCTGTCGGTCTGTTTATCCTTTGTACGCTTTAATTGCTGTAACAATTTAGATGAGTTTTGGTATAGAGACAGTTGGAGTCCGGACATTGAGATAGTTTTGTCACGGATACCATCATTCCACGCTaaagaagtcgcgggcagatgCTGGTGATTCATACTTATACATGTCAGGTGTAATATAGTTCGAAAATATTAGTGCCGCTTTAAAGAACTGGATTAAAATTGACTTATTTACAGCAGCTATACCTGCTCTGCTAGGTacctgttacaggccacaccttgCACCTAGAAATCAAGCTTACATGAAAGAATGCAGAGCAGTCCGTTCAGTTACTTATATAAATCGCTTATGCTCAAATTACACGATAATTCTAAGTAATGAAATAACAACGACAGTACTCTAtgctattgtattatttattggtAGGTAGTCGAAGGTTTACAAGGTAAAATTTGCATTAATATTTACATGACCAACCGTGTTGTATTGAGATCTGCCGCCAACCATTTCCATGGAGAAAGCCGAAATGGATGTAGAATCTATGTGTGTGTCCAATCAAGaggtttatttaaattttccgTTTAGTGCCATTTGCCAGCCCCGCCCCAGCCGCCACCGTAGGCTCCAAGACCGCCGAGAGAGCCGACCACCGGGCCTCCAACAGCCACTGGGGCACCAGCGAGACCGAGGCCGCCGACCGCTACCGGCGCTACGCCTACTACTCCGACGCCGCCAGCGCCGAGCAGCAGAGCTCCGGCCTGGGCCTGCCTGGCAGCCGCGTCAGCGACAGCCTGAGCTTGGGCGGCGCTAGCGGCGACGGCGGACGCCTGCGCGCGGGCGGCGTTGGCGATGCGGGCGGCTTCCACGGCGCGTGCCTGGGCGATAGCCAGACCTTGGATGCGGGCGGCGTTAGCAAGACGGTCGGCCTCCGCGGCGCGGCCGGCTTCAATAGCGCTTCCCGCAGCAGCACTGCGTGCGGCCTCTACGGCTCTGGCGTTCTCGTATGCGGCAGCCTGAGCCCTCTGCAAGTTGGCGATGCGCGCCGCCTCCAAAGCCCTAGCGTTGTTAATAGCGTTGACTTGTCCAGCACGGGCGGCGCCTTCGGTCACGCGGGCTCCCTGGATAGCGGCGGCGGCCGCGTTGGCGATGTTAGCGGCTTGGACGGCCTGAGCGTTCTGGATGGCGCTGAGTTGAGCCGCGCCAACGGCGGCGGCATTGTTGAGGGCCTGGCCGCTGCCCACGAGGCCACCAGCGCCGATGAGGCCGGGGCCTCCGGCGACGACGGCTGGGCCGCCAGCGATGAGCGCGGGGCCTCCGGCGACGATGGCTGAGCCACCGATCAGGCCGCCGCCGATCAGGCCGCCGCCGATCAGGCCGGGGCTGGCGATAGAACCGTAAAATCCAGACTGCTCAGCATTGGAATCAGTAGCGACGGTGTCTTTCTTCACACCTACAAAATATtcgaaatatatttaaaataatacaagccACAACTAAGTAGGCAAATAAGTTTGACAATATTGAATCTTGGCTCTTAGCACGTAACCGGCAAAGCGGTAAGATGAATAGGAGAAATCTAGATACTTATTTGGGTATATTAACCAGTGAAAATTAAAGTAAATTTCCAGCTATTAAAATGttgaactatttgaataggttgagataacttatttattttctacTCCTCACCTTCTCCGAAAGCTTCATACGCCAAAGCGATGACAAAGAGAATCTGAAAAACATTTGACCCTATAATAACATCTTTTTTAAATCaaatccattttatttaaacactGGAAGCCGCTGCACTTTATCATCCACAGATCCTTACCGTAAAACGAGACATCGCTATGTTTTATTAGTTCGCTACAACACACCTCCGAAGCAAACCTTGGAATGTAATGCCTACCACCAAACACCTACACTTTTATAGTGAACCGAAAATTATTTACATGCATTTACAATGCTGATGCCGCCCCATTTGAATACTGCAGCTGAAAAAAACGCTTCAGCGGCCGGCGGCGGTGGTGCGTGAAACACAGTATTCGGGCGCGAGATGCGCGGGCGCATGTACTAAGTTTCCTTTAGAATACCTTCtaaatatatcttcaaagtGCTTCGCTAAAGAATTAAAACGTCGTAATAAGCGAACTCTTACATTCGTCTCCATATCCAAATACTTAAGTCAATCTCAGGACATCAATCTCCGCAAGATCTGTCGGTCGAGCACTGCTGCCGATCAATCGCGGGTCCTTGCATATTCACCAGATCGGACCTTCTAGTTGGGGGCATTAAACGTACAGCTGGTCATTAATATCTAAAATATATAAACTTTAGTTCATATCCAT
This window contains:
- the LOC134672297 gene encoding antifreeze protein Maxi-like produces the protein MSRFTILFVIALAYEAFGEGVKKDTVATDSNAEQSGFYGSIASPGLIGGGLIGGGLIGGSAIVAGGPGLIGAGGLVGSGQALNNAAAVGAAQLSAIQNAQAVQAANIANAAAAAIQGARVTEGAARAGQVNAINNARALEAARIANLQRAQAAAYENARAVEAARSAAAGSAIEAGRAAEADRLANAARIQGLAIAQARAVEAARIANAARAQASAVAASAAQAQAVADAAARQAQAGALLLGAGGVGVVGVAPVAVGGLGLAGAPVAVGGPVVGSLGGLGAYGGGWGGAGKWH